In Flavobacterium gelatinilyticum, a genomic segment contains:
- a CDS encoding energy transducer TonB yields MSKSSIYENNWTNIVFENKNKEYGAYQLRQEYSKTSITALFAGLLLITGLGSASMLISKLKMDTTVDSGPTVIPDYVVKPFEYKPIVKPKDPEPIVPAQQSTAKPAVDLSQLSHPIIVSPDEAVDNIAKNTQNAPAVDNNSGGGGNGINTIPGGGGGGEGPAIVAPVINDPVVPAILDKMPEFPGGIKSFYTFVGKNFTRPELDEDRVLRVYVSFVIERDGSMTDIVVKNDPGYGLGKEAVRVLKSLKTKWTPGILNGQPVRTAYNLPITIQTQAE; encoded by the coding sequence ATGTCTAAATCTAGCATCTACGAAAACAATTGGACCAATATTGTATTCGAAAACAAAAACAAAGAATATGGCGCGTACCAGTTACGTCAGGAATATTCAAAAACATCTATCACCGCATTATTTGCAGGGCTGTTATTAATAACTGGCCTTGGAAGTGCGTCGATGCTGATTAGTAAACTTAAAATGGACACCACTGTAGATAGTGGACCAACTGTAATCCCTGATTATGTTGTAAAACCTTTTGAGTACAAGCCAATTGTTAAACCTAAAGATCCTGAACCAATTGTTCCTGCACAACAAAGTACTGCTAAACCAGCAGTCGATCTAAGCCAATTAAGTCATCCTATAATTGTCTCTCCTGATGAAGCAGTAGACAATATTGCTAAAAACACTCAAAACGCTCCCGCAGTTGACAATAATTCTGGCGGAGGTGGAAATGGAATTAACACAATCCCTGGAGGAGGAGGAGGAGGTGAAGGTCCGGCAATTGTGGCACCAGTGATCAACGATCCGGTTGTTCCTGCCATTCTGGACAAAATGCCGGAATTCCCGGGCGGAATTAAAAGTTTCTACACTTTTGTGGGGAAAAATTTTACCAGACCAGAACTGGATGAAGACAGAGTATTGCGTGTTTACGTTTCATTTGTAATCGAAAGAGACGGATCAATGACTGATATCGTAGTTAAAAACGATCCTGGCTACGGACTAGGAAAAGAAGCTGTACGAGTTTTAAAATCATTAAAAACAAAATGGACACCGGGCATCTTAAACGGGCAGCCGGTAAGAACGGCCTACAACCTTCCAATAACAATACAAACACAAGCAGAATAA
- a CDS encoding RNA polymerase sigma factor, producing MEINSKIEKAKKGDQIAFTFLLDYFWNEVYSFMLKRTENETVAEDITIETFSKAFDKIASYNPEFQFNTWLIAIAKNVHIDLLRKKRSNLFIEITDAEDQQAYNIADPTPSAEDALIKEQNLSRLLQCIKELKPHYQEVIQLRYFQEMSYQEIAAKIDEPLSSVKVKLLRAKKLLAEIIERNR from the coding sequence TTGGAAATAAATTCTAAAATAGAAAAGGCAAAAAAAGGCGATCAGATCGCCTTTACTTTTTTATTAGATTATTTCTGGAATGAAGTGTACAGCTTTATGCTGAAACGTACAGAAAACGAAACAGTTGCCGAGGACATTACCATCGAAACGTTTTCTAAAGCTTTTGACAAAATAGCTTCTTATAATCCCGAATTTCAATTCAACACCTGGCTTATTGCTATTGCTAAAAATGTGCATATTGATTTACTGCGTAAAAAGAGAAGCAATCTTTTTATAGAAATCACAGACGCCGAAGACCAGCAGGCGTACAATATTGCCGATCCCACTCCATCTGCAGAAGATGCATTAATTAAGGAACAGAACCTCTCCCGTCTGCTTCAATGCATCAAAGAATTAAAACCCCATTATCAGGAAGTAATCCAGCTGCGATACTTTCAGGAAATGTCTTATCAGGAAATCGCCGCAAAAATAGACGAACCCTTAAGCAGTGTTAAGGTAAAATTACTACGAGCTAAAAAATTGTTAGCCGAAATCATTGAGCGTAATAGATAA
- a CDS encoding glycosyltransferase, with the protein MLIYIFYFFIAIVFIQLFYYLGIFGKFAFARPQDSTPKNIPVSVIVCAKNEEENVKKFVPLLAEQNYPDFEVVLIDDASSDETLEVFEEFEKQYPNIRLVKVENNEAFWGNKKYALTLGIKAAKKEYLLFTDADCYPTSKDWISTMTSQFSTEKTIVLGYGGYEKRERSFLNKLIRFETVLTALQYFSWAKAGLPYMGVGRNLAYKKEEFFNVNGFIDHIQVRSGDDDLFINQASNKLNTTISYIPESFTYSNPKESFKDWFTQKRRHISTAEYYKFFDKMQLGLFFTSQLFFFITAVILLIFQFQWIAVAAIVATRYTIVWTVIGFSAGKLKENDVKIWFPILEIMLILTQINIFITNIFSKPVYWK; encoded by the coding sequence ATGCTTATATACATATTTTACTTTTTTATTGCTATTGTCTTCATACAGCTGTTTTATTATTTAGGAATTTTTGGAAAGTTTGCCTTTGCCAGACCTCAGGACAGCACGCCTAAGAACATTCCGGTTTCTGTAATTGTATGCGCGAAAAACGAGGAAGAAAATGTTAAGAAATTTGTTCCGTTATTAGCAGAGCAGAATTACCCTGATTTTGAAGTTGTCTTAATTGATGATGCCTCAAGCGATGAAACACTGGAAGTCTTTGAAGAATTTGAAAAACAATATCCAAACATCCGATTAGTAAAAGTTGAAAACAACGAAGCTTTTTGGGGAAATAAAAAATACGCTTTAACATTAGGGATTAAAGCTGCAAAAAAAGAATATCTTTTATTTACAGACGCTGACTGTTATCCAACTTCTAAAGACTGGATTTCGACTATGACTTCGCAGTTTAGTACCGAAAAAACAATTGTCCTGGGTTATGGCGGTTACGAAAAAAGAGAACGTTCGTTTTTGAATAAATTAATCCGTTTTGAAACCGTTCTTACTGCACTTCAGTATTTTTCATGGGCAAAAGCAGGACTGCCATATATGGGAGTAGGTAGAAATCTGGCTTATAAAAAAGAAGAGTTTTTTAACGTAAATGGTTTTATAGATCATATTCAGGTTCGTTCCGGCGATGATGATTTGTTTATCAATCAGGCTTCAAATAAACTAAACACTACAATATCGTATATTCCGGAAAGCTTTACATACTCAAACCCAAAAGAATCTTTTAAAGACTGGTTTACACAAAAAAGAAGACACATTTCTACTGCCGAATATTATAAGTTTTTCGATAAAATGCAGTTAGGCTTATTCTTTACTTCTCAGTTATTCTTCTTTATAACTGCTGTTATTTTACTGATATTTCAGTTTCAGTGGATCGCAGTAGCTGCAATTGTGGCAACACGTTATACTATTGTTTGGACCGTTATTGGGTTTTCTGCCGGAAAATTAAAGGAAAATGACGTTAAAATATGGTTTCCTATCTTAGAAATCATGCTTATTCTCACACAAATTAATATCTTTATAACCAATATTTTTTCAAAACCCGTATATTGGAAATAA
- a CDS encoding FMN-binding negative transcriptional regulator, which translates to MYTPDLYKNENPEEIRSFLKENSFGILINQTNGKLCATHIPIELEINAEGKEILQGHISKLNPQADGFRENDQVLAVFTGPHSYISSSWYDHENVPTWNYIAVHVYGKIRIVDEQTSIEQLKKLVDKYEANSENPVRVENLSVKTMREARGIFGFEIEIEEIQATKKLSQNRDDHNYKNIISELEKTENPQSIAVAKEMSKCRK; encoded by the coding sequence ATGTATACACCCGACTTATACAAAAACGAAAATCCCGAAGAAATACGATCTTTTTTAAAAGAAAATAGTTTCGGAATCCTAATTAATCAGACTAACGGAAAACTATGTGCCACGCATATCCCAATTGAACTTGAGATTAATGCAGAAGGAAAAGAAATCTTACAGGGACATATTTCAAAACTCAATCCGCAGGCAGATGGCTTTAGAGAGAACGATCAGGTTTTGGCCGTTTTTACAGGTCCGCACAGTTATATTTCCTCTTCATGGTACGATCATGAAAATGTGCCTACATGGAATTATATAGCCGTGCATGTTTATGGAAAAATCAGAATTGTAGATGAACAAACTTCGATAGAGCAGCTTAAGAAACTGGTAGATAAATATGAAGCAAATTCTGAAAACCCGGTAAGAGTCGAAAACTTGTCGGTAAAAACAATGCGTGAAGCCAGAGGAATTTTTGGTTTTGAAATTGAAATCGAAGAGATTCAGGCGACAAAAAAACTCTCTCAAAACCGTGACGATCATAATTATAAAAACATAATTTCGGAATTAGAAAAAACCGAAAACCCTCAGTCTATTGCTGTTGCGAAAGAAATGTCAAAATGCCGAAAGTAA
- a CDS encoding GNAT family N-acetyltransferase, whose translation MSDVICILPVDPNDEKVQAIIEELSAHLLLRFGSDGKNSFTGWQADNPDFVFVIAKINTEIVGCGAIRPIDKNTGEVKRMYSKLPRKKIGQTILAVLEEKAKIIGYTNLILETRVNNKEAVLFYQKQGYSQIPNYGKYIGRMEAVCFGKSLT comes from the coding sequence ATGAGTGACGTAATCTGCATACTGCCAGTTGATCCGAATGACGAGAAAGTTCAGGCAATTATTGAAGAACTGTCAGCTCATTTACTTCTTCGTTTTGGAAGCGATGGTAAAAATTCGTTTACCGGATGGCAGGCTGACAATCCTGATTTTGTATTTGTTATTGCCAAAATAAATACCGAAATTGTAGGATGCGGTGCAATAAGGCCAATTGATAAAAATACGGGAGAAGTAAAACGCATGTATTCGAAGCTGCCTCGAAAGAAAATCGGACAGACTATTTTAGCTGTGCTCGAAGAAAAAGCAAAAATCATCGGCTATACCAATCTGATTTTGGAAACCCGTGTGAATAATAAAGAAGCCGTACTGTTCTATCAAAAACAAGGATACAGCCAAATCCCGAATTACGGAAAATATATTGGACGTATGGAAGCAGTGTGCTTTGGAAAATCTCTGACCTAA